In Plantibacter sp. PA-3-X8, one DNA window encodes the following:
- a CDS encoding tetratricopeptide repeat protein, which translates to MSAAEPSAAHLRGAVDLSGLARRHQTPPAGARTQAGAPAEAPGATTDQTVQVPSLVFDATDDGFGQVVELSSVVPVVIDLWAEWCGPCKQLSPVLERLAAEYAGRFVLAKVDVDANPQLSQAFQAQSIPMVVAVVGGRPVPMFNGAIPESQVRDVIEQLLQLAEQNGVSGRAVVADGDAAAPAEPVEEPLPPLHAEAYEAIERADYPTAIAAYEKAIAQNPKDDMAVAGLAQVRLLHRLTGKTLDEIRGRAAAAPDDLDAQLTVADLDLSGGHLEDAFDRLLTLFPDLDQSGKDTVRTRLLELFQVAGVTDPRVMKARARLTGLLY; encoded by the coding sequence GTGAGTGCCGCGGAGCCGAGCGCAGCACACCTGCGCGGCGCCGTCGACCTCTCCGGCCTCGCGCGTCGCCACCAGACGCCGCCCGCCGGCGCGCGGACGCAAGCAGGCGCGCCTGCAGAAGCGCCCGGCGCGACGACCGACCAGACCGTCCAGGTCCCGTCCCTCGTCTTCGACGCGACGGACGACGGGTTCGGACAGGTCGTCGAGCTGTCCTCCGTGGTCCCCGTCGTCATCGACCTCTGGGCCGAATGGTGCGGACCGTGCAAGCAGCTCTCGCCGGTGCTCGAGCGCCTCGCCGCGGAATACGCCGGCCGCTTCGTGCTCGCCAAGGTGGACGTCGACGCGAACCCGCAGCTCTCCCAGGCCTTCCAGGCGCAGTCGATCCCCATGGTCGTCGCCGTTGTGGGCGGACGCCCGGTGCCGATGTTCAACGGCGCGATCCCGGAGTCGCAGGTGCGTGACGTGATCGAGCAGTTGCTGCAGCTGGCCGAGCAGAACGGGGTCTCCGGTCGGGCTGTCGTCGCCGATGGCGACGCTGCAGCCCCCGCCGAGCCCGTGGAAGAGCCGCTGCCGCCCCTCCACGCCGAGGCGTACGAGGCCATCGAGCGCGCCGACTACCCGACGGCCATCGCCGCGTATGAGAAGGCCATCGCGCAGAACCCGAAGGATGACATGGCTGTGGCCGGCCTCGCCCAGGTCCGTCTGCTGCACCGCCTCACGGGGAAGACCCTCGATGAGATCCGCGGACGAGCGGCCGCCGCTCCCGACGATCTCGACGCCCAGCTGACCGTCGCCGACCTCGACCTCTCCGGAGGGCACCTCGAGGACGCCTTCGACCGTCTGCTGACGCTGTTCCCCGACCTCGACCAGTCGGGCAAGGACACCGTCCGGACGCGCCTGCTCGAGCTGTTCCAGGTCGCCGGCGTCACCGATCCGCGCGTCATGAAGGCCAGGGCCCGGTTGACCGGCCTGCTCTACTGA
- the glgB gene encoding 1,4-alpha-glucan branching protein GlgB, with amino-acid sequence MPVDATPAPRELPLPSVEDWILDAVAEGRYHDPHQILGQHLVDLGGVSDPLVVVRARRPLAEQVTAVLANGARVELAHVRAGIWQGFHVDGIIDYTLDARYSDGSIWNADDPYRFAPSIGELDLHLIGEGRHERLWDALGAHVTELRGVTESVAGTAFAVWAPHARAVRVIGDLNSWDGTAHAMRNMGATGVWELFIPTIGAGELYRFEILTQHGDWVRRSDPMARFTERSPATASVTGVSDYRWTDEAWLDRRAASDPHNGPMSVYELHVGSWRPGLGYRDLADQLIEYIAELGYTHVEFMPLAEHPFGGSWGYQVTGYYAPTSRFGSSDDLKYLIDRLHGAGIGVLMDWVPGHFPKDEWALANFDGQPLYEHPDPRRGEQPDWGTLVFDFGQPQVKNFLVANALYWLEEFHVDGLRVDAVASMLYLDYSRKDGEWLPNVHGGRENLEAISLLQEANATAYRRNPGIVMIAEESTSWPGVTAPTSEGGLGFGLKWNMGWMHDSLQYIEHDPLYRSHHHGEITFSMVYAFSESFLLPISHDEVVHGKGSLLAKMPGDHWQQLANMRAYLAFMWAHPGKQLLFMGQEFGQPSEWSEERGLDWWILDQPSHRALLGLVSRLNAVYTEHPALWALDHDAAGFEWLDAGDAQNSVLSFLRWDDDGNVIAALVNFSGAPVGPYRVGLPRAGRWEELLNTDAVEYGGSGVGNYGSIEASASPWAGRPASAELTLPPLGMIWLKHVG; translated from the coding sequence ATGCCGGTCGACGCCACACCGGCGCCCCGGGAGCTCCCGCTCCCCTCCGTCGAGGACTGGATCCTCGACGCCGTCGCGGAGGGCCGCTATCACGATCCGCACCAGATCCTCGGCCAGCACCTCGTCGACCTCGGCGGGGTGAGCGACCCCCTCGTGGTCGTCCGCGCCAGACGGCCGCTGGCCGAGCAGGTGACGGCGGTGCTCGCCAACGGTGCGCGCGTGGAGCTCGCGCACGTCCGCGCCGGCATCTGGCAGGGCTTCCACGTCGACGGCATCATCGACTACACGCTCGACGCCCGCTACAGCGACGGGTCGATCTGGAACGCCGACGACCCGTACCGGTTCGCGCCGTCGATCGGTGAACTCGACCTGCACCTCATCGGCGAGGGTCGCCACGAACGACTCTGGGACGCACTCGGCGCACACGTCACCGAGCTGCGTGGGGTCACCGAGTCGGTCGCCGGCACCGCGTTCGCCGTCTGGGCACCTCACGCACGTGCGGTCCGGGTCATCGGCGATCTCAACTCCTGGGACGGCACGGCGCACGCCATGCGCAACATGGGTGCGACGGGTGTCTGGGAGCTGTTCATCCCCACCATCGGCGCCGGCGAGCTGTACCGCTTCGAGATCCTGACCCAGCACGGCGACTGGGTCCGTCGGTCCGACCCGATGGCCCGGTTCACCGAGCGCTCCCCCGCCACCGCATCCGTGACCGGTGTCAGCGACTACCGCTGGACGGATGAGGCGTGGCTCGATCGGCGAGCCGCGAGCGATCCCCACAACGGCCCCATGAGCGTCTACGAGCTCCACGTCGGCTCCTGGCGTCCTGGGCTCGGCTACCGGGACCTCGCGGACCAGCTCATCGAGTACATCGCGGAGCTCGGCTACACGCACGTCGAGTTCATGCCACTCGCCGAGCACCCCTTCGGCGGCTCATGGGGCTACCAGGTCACCGGCTACTACGCGCCGACCAGCCGCTTCGGTTCGAGCGACGACCTCAAGTACCTGATCGACCGTCTCCACGGCGCGGGGATCGGCGTCCTCATGGACTGGGTGCCCGGCCACTTCCCCAAGGACGAGTGGGCCCTCGCGAACTTCGACGGTCAGCCCCTCTACGAGCACCCCGACCCGCGACGTGGCGAACAGCCGGACTGGGGCACCCTCGTCTTCGACTTCGGGCAGCCCCAGGTCAAGAACTTCCTCGTGGCCAACGCCCTCTACTGGCTCGAGGAGTTCCACGTCGACGGCCTGCGCGTCGACGCCGTCGCCTCGATGCTGTACCTCGACTACTCGCGGAAGGACGGCGAGTGGCTGCCGAACGTCCACGGTGGGCGCGAGAACCTCGAAGCGATCAGTCTCCTGCAGGAGGCGAACGCGACGGCCTATCGACGGAACCCCGGCATCGTGATGATCGCCGAGGAGTCGACGAGTTGGCCCGGCGTCACCGCGCCGACGAGCGAGGGCGGACTCGGGTTCGGCCTGAAGTGGAACATGGGCTGGATGCACGATTCGCTCCAGTACATCGAGCACGACCCGCTCTACCGGTCGCACCACCACGGCGAGATCACCTTCTCGATGGTCTACGCCTTCAGCGAGAGCTTCCTCCTGCCGATCAGCCACGACGAGGTCGTCCACGGCAAGGGGTCCCTCCTCGCGAAGATGCCCGGTGACCACTGGCAGCAACTCGCGAACATGCGGGCCTACCTCGCCTTCATGTGGGCCCACCCCGGCAAGCAGTTGCTCTTCATGGGCCAGGAGTTCGGTCAGCCCTCCGAATGGTCGGAGGAACGCGGTCTGGACTGGTGGATCCTCGACCAGCCGAGCCACCGGGCACTGCTCGGCCTCGTGTCCCGACTCAACGCCGTGTACACGGAGCACCCGGCTCTCTGGGCCCTCGACCACGACGCCGCCGGCTTCGAATGGCTCGACGCCGGGGACGCGCAGAACAGCGTGCTCTCCTTCCTGCGCTGGGACGACGACGGCAACGTGATTGCCGCGCTCGTCAACTTCTCCGGCGCCCCCGTCGGCCCGTACCGGGTCGGTCTGCCTCGCGCGGGTCGGTGGGAGGAACTCCTCAACACCGATGCCGTGGAGTACGGCGGATCCGGCGTGGGCAACTACGGATCGATCGAGGCGTCGGCGTCACCGTGGGCGGGACGCCCGGCTTCCGCCGAGCTCACGCTGCCCCCGCTCGGCATGATCTGGCTCAAGCACGTCGGCTGA
- the ybaK gene encoding Cys-tRNA(Pro) deacylase, whose product MAKRRAEGGGTPATVTLTSLGIPFTPRSYRHDPSVTAFGLEAATALGVDPPRVFKTLLAEVDGSLVVAIVPVADQLDLKALATALDGKRATMADPAVAERKTGYVVGGISPIGQRTALPTVLDESAFEHETVMVSGGRRGFDLELAPSDLGSAVSAVVARIAR is encoded by the coding sequence ATGGCGAAACGCAGGGCCGAGGGCGGCGGCACCCCGGCGACGGTGACGTTGACCTCGCTGGGCATCCCCTTCACCCCGCGCTCCTACCGGCACGACCCGTCGGTGACGGCCTTCGGCCTCGAAGCCGCCACGGCGCTCGGGGTCGATCCGCCCAGGGTGTTCAAGACCCTGCTGGCGGAGGTGGACGGGTCGCTCGTCGTCGCGATCGTCCCGGTCGCCGACCAACTCGACCTCAAGGCGCTCGCGACGGCTCTCGACGGGAAGCGGGCGACGATGGCGGATCCTGCCGTCGCCGAGCGGAAGACGGGCTACGTGGTCGGCGGCATCAGCCCGATCGGGCAGCGCACCGCGCTCCCGACGGTGCTCGACGAGAGCGCCTTCGAGCACGAGACGGTGATGGTCTCGGGTGGTCGGCGCGGGTTCGACCTCGAACTCGCCCCGTCCGACCTCGGATCGGCCGTCTCCGCCGTCGTCGCGCGGATCGCCAGATAG
- a CDS encoding DivIVA domain-containing protein, with protein MSTIFPTAKRSKRGYDPAEVDEFLDRARAAYGQDTDADADAILSAEDIRHVAFRLVRGGYSTEHVDAALERLEDAFSLRERERSVEERGAKEWLRDARGTAQVILNRLTRPEGQRFQRVSLLARGYSRKDVDALADRLVAYFHDGTPLNVDRVRTAVFRNEWAGYRESQVDALLDSVVDVMLAVR; from the coding sequence GTGAGCACGATCTTCCCCACCGCAAAACGTTCGAAGCGTGGCTACGATCCGGCCGAGGTCGACGAGTTCCTCGACCGCGCTCGCGCCGCCTACGGGCAGGACACCGACGCCGACGCCGATGCGATCCTGAGCGCGGAGGACATCCGGCACGTGGCGTTCCGGCTCGTCCGGGGTGGCTACAGCACCGAGCACGTCGACGCGGCGCTCGAGCGACTCGAGGACGCCTTCTCGCTCCGCGAGCGGGAGCGGTCGGTCGAGGAGCGCGGTGCCAAGGAGTGGCTGCGCGACGCCCGCGGCACCGCGCAGGTCATCCTCAACCGGCTGACGAGGCCGGAGGGCCAGCGGTTCCAGCGGGTGAGCCTGCTCGCCCGCGGCTACAGCCGGAAGGACGTGGACGCCCTCGCGGATCGCCTCGTCGCCTACTTCCACGACGGCACGCCGCTCAACGTCGACCGCGTCCGCACGGCCGTGTTCCGCAACGAATGGGCCGGTTACCGCGAGTCCCAGGTCGACGCACTGCTCGACAGCGTCGTGGACGTCATGCTGGCGGTTCGCTGA
- a CDS encoding alpha/beta hydrolase, which translates to MTDTIEIRGGAELPAVREEIELHTADGLTLVGELAVPADGEIVATLVTLHPLPTAGGFMDSHVLRKAAARLPALAGIAVLRFNTRGTSSPRGTSDGAFDGGVGERADVEAALAFVAERGLPHPWIVGWSFGTELALKYGRDPAVDGVILLSPPLHRTTEDELRAWAGDDRPMVVLVPEFDDYLRPAEAAERFGVLPGATLVPVDGAKHLWVGESQTRRVLTEIVAAVRPEALPLPTHWPAPGLSAAV; encoded by the coding sequence ATGACCGACACCATCGAGATCCGTGGTGGCGCCGAGCTCCCCGCCGTCCGCGAGGAGATCGAGCTGCACACGGCCGACGGCCTGACCCTGGTCGGCGAACTCGCGGTGCCGGCCGACGGCGAGATCGTCGCGACCCTGGTGACGCTCCACCCGCTGCCCACCGCCGGCGGGTTCATGGACTCCCATGTGCTCCGGAAGGCCGCGGCGCGCTTGCCTGCGCTCGCGGGGATCGCCGTGCTCCGCTTCAACACCCGCGGCACCTCGTCTCCTCGAGGGACGAGCGACGGCGCGTTCGACGGCGGCGTCGGCGAGCGGGCCGATGTCGAGGCCGCGCTCGCGTTCGTAGCCGAGCGCGGGCTTCCGCATCCGTGGATCGTCGGATGGTCGTTCGGGACCGAGCTGGCCTTGAAGTACGGGCGCGACCCGGCCGTCGACGGCGTGATCCTCCTCTCTCCGCCGCTGCACCGCACGACGGAGGACGAGCTCCGGGCCTGGGCCGGCGACGACCGGCCGATGGTCGTCCTCGTGCCCGAGTTCGACGACTACCTCCGACCAGCGGAAGCGGCGGAACGGTTCGGCGTCCTCCCCGGGGCCACCCTCGTCCCGGTGGACGGTGCCAAGCACCTGTGGGTGGGGGAGAGCCAGACCCGACGCGTGCTCACCGAGATCGTCGCTGCAGTGCGTCCCGAGGCGCTGCCGCTCCCGACGCACTGGCCTGCCCCCGGCCTCTCAGCGGCCGTCTAG
- a CDS encoding lytic transglycosylase domain-containing protein: MTPWKPSAQPNTGKAVQAYHRPRSRGKKVLGIFAATAAFGFVAVTMVDPTSSVVASSYAEKQAQFGGNAAQSVVASSNYQYTFARDSYEVVAPPPPPPVATPAATGGGSSSTGSAPAAGTPDPGTAQAIAYDMVMANGWGEGEYSCLVSLWNRESGWNVYAYNASSGATGIPQALPGSKMASAGADWATNPATQITWGLGYITSRYSTPCGAWAHSESNGWY; this comes from the coding sequence GTGACCCCGTGGAAACCATCAGCCCAGCCGAACACCGGTAAGGCTGTTCAGGCCTACCATCGGCCGCGCTCTCGCGGCAAGAAGGTCCTCGGGATCTTCGCGGCGACGGCTGCATTCGGCTTCGTCGCCGTGACGATGGTCGACCCGACCTCGAGCGTCGTGGCGTCCTCCTATGCGGAGAAGCAGGCGCAGTTCGGTGGCAACGCCGCGCAGTCGGTCGTCGCAAGCTCGAACTACCAGTACACCTTCGCCCGCGACAGCTACGAGGTCGTCGCTCCGCCCCCGCCGCCTCCCGTGGCGACGCCGGCCGCGACCGGCGGCGGTTCCTCGTCCACGGGCAGTGCTCCCGCGGCAGGCACGCCCGACCCGGGTACGGCTCAGGCCATCGCATACGACATGGTCATGGCCAACGGCTGGGGCGAGGGCGAGTACAGCTGTCTCGTCTCCCTGTGGAACCGCGAGTCGGGTTGGAACGTGTACGCCTACAACGCCAGCTCCGGCGCCACGGGCATCCCGCAGGCGCTTCCCGGCTCCAAGATGGCCTCGGCCGGAGCCGACTGGGCGACCAACCCCGCGACGCAGATCACCTGGGGTCTCGGATACATCACGAGTCGGTACAGCACGCCGTGTGGCGCGTGGGCCCACTCGGAGTCCAACGGCTGGTACTGA
- a CDS encoding alpha-1,4-glucan--maltose-1-phosphate maltosyltransferase has translation MPKSVPQSSTVDDAVPVSLTLSPSIGRIPILDPTPSVEGGRWPAKAFAGEVVPFGATAFREGHDLIGVELLLTDPRGKMVAHRMAPGAPGTDRFEVEVQLATEGTWRYQVRAFADEFSTWEHNARVKIEAGVDVELMYLIGAELLERAATDKLRPAKDRRFLTAAAKLLRDTDAEPAARFAVLDDPELLAIADRRPFAGLASTSDERVVRVERTRAGVGSWYEFFPRSEGAERNPDGSWTSGTFRSAAGRLPAVAAMGFDVLYLPPIHPIGVTFRKGPNNTLTPGEHDPGSPWAIGGSAGGHDAIHPDLGTEKDFVAFVRQAKKVGLEVALDLALQASPDHPWVTEHPEWFTTLPDGTIAYAENPPKKYQDIYPVNFDNDPEGIRAEVLRIVRHWISLGVRIFRVDNPHTKPLDFWEWLLATVNRTDPDVVFLAEAFTRPALLQGLAKVGFQQSYTYFTWRNTKEELEEFLGAAATETADFLRPNLFVNTPDILTEYLQFGGRAAYKVRAAIAATAAPTWGVYAGYELIENVARPGAEENIDSEKFEYRPRDWAAAEAAGTSLSPYLTLLNQIRRAHPALRQLRNISFHWSDDDQILVFSKHLDQRFTGTGEHDTLLVVANLDPHSVRQTMVHLDQTVFGGVPGGSFDVTDLVTGAEWIWSDSNFVRLDAFTEPVHILSVRIRP, from the coding sequence ATGCCGAAGTCAGTACCGCAGTCCTCCACCGTCGACGACGCCGTACCGGTGTCGCTCACGCTGTCCCCGAGCATCGGGCGCATCCCGATCCTGGATCCGACCCCCTCGGTCGAAGGTGGCCGCTGGCCGGCCAAGGCGTTCGCGGGCGAGGTGGTGCCGTTCGGCGCGACCGCGTTCCGCGAAGGACACGACCTCATCGGGGTCGAGCTCCTGCTCACCGATCCGCGCGGGAAGATGGTCGCGCATCGGATGGCTCCGGGCGCCCCGGGCACGGACCGCTTCGAGGTCGAGGTCCAACTCGCGACCGAGGGCACCTGGCGGTACCAGGTCCGCGCCTTCGCCGACGAGTTCTCGACCTGGGAGCACAACGCCCGGGTCAAGATCGAGGCCGGCGTCGACGTCGAGCTCATGTACCTCATCGGCGCGGAACTCCTCGAGCGCGCCGCGACGGACAAGCTCCGCCCGGCGAAGGACCGCCGCTTCCTCACCGCCGCCGCCAAGCTCCTCCGCGACACCGACGCCGAGCCGGCAGCCCGGTTCGCGGTGCTCGACGACCCCGAACTCCTGGCCATCGCCGACCGCCGACCGTTCGCCGGTCTCGCGAGCACGAGCGACGAGCGCGTGGTCCGCGTCGAGCGAACCCGGGCCGGCGTCGGTTCCTGGTACGAGTTCTTCCCGCGGTCGGAGGGTGCCGAGCGGAACCCGGACGGCTCCTGGACGTCGGGCACCTTCCGCAGCGCAGCCGGTCGGTTGCCGGCCGTCGCCGCGATGGGGTTCGACGTCCTCTACCTGCCGCCCATCCACCCCATCGGCGTGACGTTCCGCAAGGGGCCGAACAACACCCTCACGCCCGGCGAGCACGACCCGGGTTCCCCCTGGGCGATCGGTGGTTCCGCGGGCGGTCATGACGCGATCCATCCCGACCTCGGCACGGAGAAGGACTTCGTCGCCTTCGTCCGCCAGGCGAAGAAGGTCGGCCTGGAGGTCGCCCTCGATCTCGCGCTGCAAGCGTCGCCGGACCACCCCTGGGTGACCGAGCACCCCGAGTGGTTCACGACCCTCCCCGACGGCACGATCGCGTACGCCGAGAACCCGCCGAAGAAGTACCAGGACATCTACCCGGTCAACTTCGACAACGACCCCGAGGGCATCCGGGCCGAGGTGCTGCGCATCGTCCGGCACTGGATCTCGCTCGGTGTCCGCATCTTCCGCGTCGACAACCCCCACACCAAGCCGCTCGACTTCTGGGAGTGGTTGCTTGCGACCGTCAACCGGACGGACCCCGACGTCGTGTTCCTCGCGGAGGCCTTCACCCGTCCGGCCCTGCTGCAGGGTCTGGCGAAGGTCGGGTTCCAGCAGAGCTACACCTACTTCACGTGGCGCAACACGAAGGAGGAGCTCGAGGAGTTCCTCGGCGCGGCAGCGACCGAGACCGCCGACTTCCTCCGGCCCAACCTGTTCGTCAACACGCCGGACATCCTCACCGAGTACCTCCAGTTCGGTGGCCGGGCGGCGTACAAGGTGCGTGCGGCGATCGCCGCGACCGCCGCTCCGACGTGGGGGGTCTACGCCGGGTACGAGCTCATCGAGAACGTCGCCCGTCCCGGTGCCGAGGAGAACATCGACAGCGAGAAGTTCGAGTACCGTCCGCGGGACTGGGCCGCTGCGGAAGCCGCCGGCACCTCGCTGTCGCCGTACCTCACCCTGCTCAACCAGATCCGGCGTGCGCATCCCGCCCTCCGGCAGTTGCGCAACATCAGCTTCCACTGGAGCGACGACGACCAGATCCTCGTCTTCAGCAAGCATCTCGACCAGCGGTTCACCGGCACCGGTGAGCACGACACCCTGCTCGTCGTCGCCAACCTAGATCCGCACTCGGTCCGACAGACCATGGTGCACCTCGACCAGACCGTGTTCGGTGGCGTCCCGGGCGGCAGCTTCGACGTCACGGACCTCGTCACGGGGGCCGAGTGGATCTGGTCCGACAGCAACTTCGTGCGCCTCGACGCCTTCACCGAGCCCGTGCACATCCTGAGCGTGAGGATCCGACCATGA
- the glgP gene encoding alpha-glucan family phosphorylase: MKAIRRFTVRALIPESLTSLTALAANLRWSWHEPTQRLFDEIAPDVWRESDHDPISGLGLVTPERLAELAADADFVGRADALHADLRRYLQEPRWYQGLPDPKPQTIAYFSPEFGIAAALPQYSGGLGILAGDHLKSASDLGVPLVGVGLLYRSGYFAQSITNDGWQQESYPVQDPDGLPVTVLREPDGTPVTVTLALPDDRSLSARVWIAEVGRVPLLLLDTDIPENVADLRGVTDRLYGGGGEHRLLQELLLGIGGVRAIKQWSELTDHALPQVYHSNEGHAGFLGLERISDLVGNGLSFDEALQLVRGGTVFTTHTPVPAGIDRFDREVITRYFSGDLLPGVAAPDVLALGDETANGGSADVFNLAIMGLRLAQRANGVSRLHGEVSRAMFRGLWPGFDVSDVPITSITNGVHAPSWTDPSLVDLAADRWGTTDTSRADWSDPSLSDAELWSRKHGMRERLVADVRRRIADGYRTQNPQAVLPSWIDELLDPEVLTIGFARRVPSYKRLTLMLRDPDRLRAILLHPERPVQIVVAGKAHPADDDGKRLIQRLVQFAQDPELRSRIVFLPDYGIGMAKTLYPGCDVWLNNPLRPLEACGTSGMKAALNGALNLSILDGWWNEYADGENGWVIPSADGAADDEERDALEATALYEILEHQLVPRFYEREDDGLPQRWMQMVRHTISTLSEPLSADRMVREYTERMYLPAAAMERELNASDQQRARELAAYKQRVREAWPQLAVAHVESGGVDAVPQVGDVLRLRAYVQLGSLSPEDVTVEVVCGVPGAGGELLDIRTQPLEQQQSPSTSRPEHTLEYAGTLPLDRAGGFGYTVRIVPRHELLLTPAELGLVAVADQ; this comes from the coding sequence GTGAAGGCTATCCGCAGGTTTACCGTCCGCGCGCTCATCCCCGAGTCCCTGACCTCGCTCACCGCCCTCGCTGCGAACCTGCGGTGGTCGTGGCACGAGCCGACGCAGCGCCTGTTCGACGAGATCGCACCGGACGTCTGGCGCGAGTCCGACCACGATCCGATCAGCGGCCTCGGACTCGTGACACCGGAGCGACTGGCGGAACTCGCCGCCGATGCGGACTTCGTCGGCCGGGCCGACGCCTTGCACGCCGACCTCCGCCGGTACCTGCAGGAGCCGCGGTGGTACCAGGGCCTCCCGGACCCGAAACCACAGACGATCGCCTACTTCTCGCCCGAGTTCGGAATCGCCGCGGCCCTGCCGCAGTACTCGGGCGGACTCGGCATCCTCGCCGGCGACCACCTGAAGAGCGCCTCCGACCTCGGGGTGCCGCTCGTCGGCGTGGGTCTCCTGTACCGCTCCGGATACTTCGCGCAGTCGATCACGAACGACGGCTGGCAGCAGGAGTCCTATCCCGTGCAGGACCCCGACGGACTCCCGGTCACCGTGCTCCGGGAACCGGACGGGACACCGGTCACCGTCACCCTGGCGCTCCCCGACGACCGGAGCCTGTCGGCACGGGTCTGGATCGCCGAGGTCGGTCGGGTGCCACTGCTGCTGCTCGACACGGACATTCCGGAGAACGTGGCCGACCTGCGCGGCGTGACGGACCGGTTGTACGGCGGTGGCGGCGAGCATCGACTCCTGCAGGAACTCCTCCTCGGCATCGGCGGCGTCCGAGCGATCAAGCAGTGGAGCGAGCTCACGGACCACGCGCTGCCGCAGGTCTACCACTCCAACGAAGGCCACGCCGGTTTCCTGGGGCTCGAGCGGATCAGCGACCTCGTCGGCAACGGACTCTCCTTCGACGAGGCGCTGCAGCTCGTGCGGGGCGGGACCGTCTTCACGACGCACACCCCCGTTCCGGCCGGGATCGACCGGTTCGACCGCGAGGTGATCACGCGCTACTTCAGCGGTGACCTGCTCCCGGGCGTCGCCGCCCCGGACGTCCTCGCACTCGGCGACGAGACGGCGAACGGCGGCTCGGCCGACGTGTTCAACCTGGCGATCATGGGCCTGCGTCTGGCGCAGCGCGCGAACGGCGTCAGTCGGTTGCACGGCGAGGTGAGCCGGGCGATGTTCCGAGGCCTCTGGCCCGGCTTCGACGTCTCGGACGTGCCGATCACGTCGATCACGAACGGTGTCCACGCCCCGAGCTGGACGGATCCGTCGCTCGTCGACCTCGCCGCGGACCGGTGGGGGACGACCGACACGAGTCGGGCGGACTGGTCCGATCCGTCGCTCTCGGACGCCGAGCTCTGGTCGCGGAAGCACGGGATGCGGGAGCGCCTCGTCGCCGACGTGCGGCGCCGGATCGCCGATGGGTATCGGACCCAGAACCCGCAAGCGGTGCTCCCGTCCTGGATCGACGAACTGCTCGACCCGGAGGTGTTGACGATCGGGTTCGCCCGGCGGGTGCCGAGCTATAAGCGGCTCACCCTCATGCTGCGCGATCCCGACCGACTGCGCGCGATCCTGCTCCACCCCGAACGGCCCGTCCAGATCGTCGTCGCGGGCAAGGCACACCCGGCGGACGACGACGGCAAGCGGCTCATCCAGCGCCTCGTGCAGTTCGCCCAGGATCCCGAGCTCCGATCGCGCATCGTCTTCCTGCCGGACTACGGCATCGGGATGGCCAAGACGCTCTACCCCGGCTGTGACGTGTGGTTGAACAACCCGTTGCGTCCGCTCGAGGCCTGCGGGACGTCCGGCATGAAGGCCGCACTCAACGGAGCACTGAACCTGTCGATCCTCGACGGATGGTGGAACGAGTACGCGGACGGCGAGAACGGTTGGGTCATCCCGTCGGCGGACGGGGCGGCGGACGACGAGGAACGCGACGCCCTCGAGGCCACGGCGCTGTACGAGATCCTCGAGCACCAGCTGGTACCGCGGTTCTACGAGCGCGAGGACGACGGGCTGCCGCAGCGCTGGATGCAGATGGTGCGACACACGATCTCGACGCTGTCCGAACCGCTCAGCGCCGACCGCATGGTCCGCGAGTACACGGAGCGCATGTACCTCCCGGCGGCGGCGATGGAGCGCGAGCTGAACGCGTCCGATCAGCAGCGGGCGCGCGAGCTGGCAGCCTACAAGCAGCGGGTGCGCGAGGCCTGGCCGCAGCTGGCGGTCGCCCATGTCGAGAGCGGCGGTGTCGACGCGGTCCCGCAGGTCGGTGACGTGCTGCGGCTGCGCGCCTACGTCCAGCTGGGGTCGCTGTCACCCGAGGACGTGACCGTCGAGGTGGTCTGCGGGGTACCCGGTGCCGGAGGTGAACTGCTCGACATCCGGACGCAGCCGCTCGAGCAGCAGCAGTCCCCGTCGACGAGTCGGCCGGAGCACACACTCGAGTACGCCGGGACGCTTCCCCTCGATCGGGCCGGCGGGTTCGGGTACACGGTGCGCATCGTGCCGAGACACGAGCTGCTCCTCACCCCCGCGGAACTCGGGCTCGTCGCCGTGGCGGACCAGTAG